The following proteins come from a genomic window of Verrucomicrobiota bacterium JB022:
- a CDS encoding methionine biosynthesis protein MetW has product MAPQIDADECIQTHSSNWVFDEHVAPHFDEHVRKSVPDYDRVQELAASFSDWFTYPGCTVIDFGASTGETMRRIRERHSKDIRLVGYDNSMAMIAQAAQKGIGVTFQDLERLTALPHFSYGVALYTLQFLRPGPRRELLARIGDRLELGGAMMIVEKVMGSCSTTQDIIQQLYWDMKLANGLTPAQVLNKAQALRGCMFPQTMQENEADFRAAGFSQIEVVFKDVQFCGWLLIR; this is encoded by the coding sequence ATGGCGCCACAAATCGACGCGGACGAGTGCATCCAGACTCACTCCAGCAATTGGGTGTTCGACGAGCATGTCGCACCCCACTTCGATGAGCACGTGCGCAAAAGCGTGCCGGACTACGATCGCGTGCAGGAGCTGGCCGCGAGCTTCTCCGACTGGTTCACCTACCCCGGCTGCACGGTCATCGACTTCGGCGCCTCGACCGGCGAGACCATGCGCCGCATCCGCGAACGCCACTCCAAGGACATTCGCCTGGTCGGCTACGACAACAGCATGGCGATGATCGCCCAGGCGGCGCAAAAGGGCATCGGCGTCACGTTTCAGGATCTCGAGCGCCTGACGGCCCTGCCCCATTTCAGCTATGGCGTGGCGCTCTACACGCTGCAATTCCTGCGCCCGGGGCCTCGGCGGGAGTTGCTGGCCCGGATCGGCGACCGTCTCGAGCTCGGCGGGGCCATGATGATCGTCGAGAAGGTGATGGGCAGTTGCTCCACCACGCAAGACATCATCCAGCAGCTCTACTGGGACATGAAGCTCGCCAACGGCCTGACACCGGCTCAGGTGCTGAACAAGGCGCAAGCCCTGCGTGGCTGCATGTTTCCCCAGACGATGCAGGAGAACGAGGCCGACTTCCGCGCCGCCGGTTTCTCCCAAATCGAGGTCGTCTTCAAGGACGTGCAGTTCTGCGGCTGGCTGCTGATCCGTTGA
- a CDS encoding S49 family peptidase — MRFATALLRHEPLLIEPRLLTSFVERCGWYQEAMAEIYGEPPKPRVEDGIGIVPICGPIGQGLMPIEKMWGACDVLDAAAAVEDFAQDNKVKALLLEIDSPGGTLSGVPELGELVAEFPKPTFAYTQGMACSAAYWIGSRADSIFCTPSADVGSIGVFTAWLNVTKWMELNGLFTEMVKAGTYKAMGYPGTDLTDEQRALIQARVDQVHVMFKDAVTRKRRFVDPGSMEGQSFYGGEAAQRGLVTATVPNRAAMLARIAQAAAG, encoded by the coding sequence ATGCGTTTTGCCACTGCCCTACTCCGCCACGAGCCTTTGTTGATCGAGCCGCGCCTGCTGACCTCCTTTGTGGAGCGGTGCGGGTGGTATCAGGAGGCGATGGCGGAGATCTACGGCGAGCCGCCGAAGCCGCGAGTAGAAGACGGCATCGGGATCGTCCCGATCTGTGGGCCCATCGGCCAAGGCTTGATGCCCATCGAAAAGATGTGGGGCGCGTGTGATGTGCTGGACGCGGCGGCGGCAGTCGAGGACTTCGCGCAGGACAACAAGGTCAAGGCGCTGCTGCTCGAAATCGACTCGCCTGGCGGGACGCTGTCGGGCGTGCCCGAGCTGGGTGAGTTGGTGGCCGAGTTCCCGAAGCCGACCTTTGCCTACACGCAAGGTATGGCCTGCTCTGCCGCCTACTGGATCGGTAGCCGGGCCGATTCGATTTTCTGCACGCCAAGCGCGGACGTCGGCAGCATCGGCGTCTTCACCGCTTGGCTCAACGTGACGAAGTGGATGGAGCTAAACGGGCTCTTCACCGAGATGGTCAAGGCTGGCACCTACAAGGCGATGGGCTACCCGGGTACCGATCTGACCGACGAACAGCGGGCGCTCATTCAAGCCCGCGTCGACCAGGTGCACGTGATGTTCAAGGACGCAGTGACGCGTAAGCGCCGGTTTGTGGACCCGGGGTCGATGGAGGGCCAGAGCTTTTACGGAGGCGAGGCCGCCCAGCGCGGGCTCGTGACGGCCACCGTGCCCAACCGCGCCGCGATGCTCGCACGGATCGCCCAAGCGGCCGCCGGTTGA
- a CDS encoding nitroreductase family protein: MDTLTAINERRAVKAYDPAHQMTDAEVRQLMDYVRKAPTAFNLQNWRFVLVRNPELRRQIRAAAWDQAQVTDASLLVVLTADLKAWQDLEEPLSDAPQPVKDYFKPAIKDYYEGKERVQIDEAHRSCGLAGATLMLAAKALGYETSPMDGFDFQKVGELIRLPKDHVISFMIAVGKGIKPAQPKLGWRPYDKVVLEDTF, translated from the coding sequence ATGGATACCCTGACCGCGATCAACGAACGCCGGGCCGTCAAAGCCTACGACCCCGCCCACCAAATGACCGACGCGGAAGTCCGCCAGCTGATGGACTACGTGCGCAAGGCGCCCACCGCCTTTAACCTGCAGAACTGGCGCTTTGTGCTCGTGCGCAATCCCGAGCTGCGCCGCCAGATCCGTGCCGCCGCCTGGGATCAGGCCCAAGTCACCGACGCCTCCCTCCTCGTCGTGCTCACCGCCGACCTCAAGGCCTGGCAAGACCTCGAAGAACCGCTCTCCGACGCCCCGCAGCCGGTCAAAGACTACTTCAAGCCCGCCATCAAGGACTACTATGAGGGCAAGGAGCGCGTGCAGATCGACGAAGCCCACCGCTCCTGTGGCCTCGCCGGCGCCACCCTCATGCTCGCAGCCAAAGCCCTCGGCTACGAAACCAGCCCCATGGACGGCTTCGACTTTCAGAAAGTCGGCGAGCTCATCCGACTGCCCAAAGACCACGTCATCTCCTTCATGATCGCGGTGGGGAAGGGGATCAAGCCCGCCCAACCCAAGCTCGGCTGGCGCCCCTACGACAAAGTCGTTCTCGAAGACACCTTCTAA
- a CDS encoding site-specific integrase, translated as MLAAQMDLVANGSRPVARIINLGDRAKPWRVTYKDAGKRKTQHFAYKLEAEEFVAALEKERQMAGIGLALPAQERTNWQRIKRAAEAAGLPLDRAVDLAVAAIATAQRTTVTVEHAYDRWLVDCERRNLRPKTLASYQSHVLPWKRGHHEEMVDTIDLPALWAHLERTYQSPSGYRSAVGSFSAFLNFAATQGWREPVKAQKGTVRQDEHTIAALRWDEARDLIDGAPPHYRAALALALFVGLRPEGELQRITWDAVDWEMRVIRISGKMSKVREKRELTDLPSSVWAWLDAYAPNPARGKIAPVDTQQWYRTLTSVRESRGIQTWGHDIMRHSFASHAYNLGYEWAMSVTGHETQPRTFVRHYKQSRTRMESAMYFSIFPDGVYSPLEVPDRCRPALRI; from the coding sequence ATGCTCGCGGCTCAAATGGATTTGGTAGCAAATGGTAGCAGGCCGGTCGCGAGAATCATCAACCTCGGCGACCGCGCCAAGCCGTGGCGGGTGACCTACAAGGACGCGGGCAAGCGTAAGACCCAGCACTTTGCCTACAAGCTCGAAGCCGAAGAATTCGTCGCTGCGCTCGAGAAAGAGCGGCAGATGGCCGGTATCGGGCTGGCGCTACCAGCCCAGGAGCGCACCAACTGGCAGCGGATCAAGCGAGCTGCGGAGGCCGCAGGCCTGCCGTTGGATCGGGCCGTAGATTTGGCGGTAGCAGCGATTGCTACCGCGCAACGAACCACGGTCACGGTCGAGCACGCCTACGACCGCTGGCTGGTGGATTGCGAACGGCGCAACCTGCGGCCGAAGACGCTGGCCTCCTACCAATCGCACGTGCTGCCGTGGAAGAGGGGCCATCATGAGGAGATGGTCGACACGATTGACCTGCCAGCCCTGTGGGCTCATCTCGAGAGGACCTACCAGTCGCCGTCTGGCTACCGCTCGGCGGTTGGCTCCTTTTCGGCCTTTCTGAATTTTGCCGCCACCCAGGGCTGGCGGGAGCCGGTGAAGGCACAGAAGGGGACCGTGCGCCAGGACGAGCACACCATTGCCGCGCTCCGGTGGGATGAGGCGCGCGACCTCATAGACGGCGCTCCGCCCCATTACCGCGCCGCACTGGCGCTGGCGCTATTTGTCGGGCTCCGGCCGGAGGGAGAGCTGCAACGGATCACATGGGATGCCGTCGACTGGGAAATGCGGGTTATCCGGATCTCGGGTAAAATGTCCAAGGTCCGAGAGAAGCGAGAACTGACCGATCTGCCTTCAAGTGTGTGGGCATGGCTCGATGCCTACGCTCCGAATCCGGCTCGCGGGAAGATCGCGCCGGTTGATACTCAACAGTGGTACCGTACGCTCACGAGCGTGCGAGAATCGAGAGGTATTCAAACCTGGGGGCACGACATCATGAGGCACTCGTTCGCCAGTCACGCCTACAACCTCGGCTACGAGTGGGCCATGAGCGTCACTGGGCACGAGACCCAGCCCCGCACATTCGTTCGACACTACAAGCAAAGCCGCACCCGAATGGAATCGGCCATGTATTTCTCGATCTTCCCGGACGGCGTCTACTCGCCGCTGGAGGTGCCGGACCGGTGCCGCCCTGCGTTGCGCATTTAG
- a CDS encoding phage BR0599 family protein codes for MIQINYAGESLLLWPYAPNWARRVRSEHELPGRVEAGLSNLEAGHPAGETLRTSLTFTADLIHDEAVAVKRALRAMTTERVAMPFWPAAKPRAEYAAAKIHGGLNISYQVDEIGWPTFSRWEIHTGLAPSSAYGADAQTYTAPLLLGYLDDPGGGFDSDEDWAFGVDFEEDSDASHALQIATVAAADGPALAASTPKLFPLRHDWSRSPKESHTIQLERETLGNGRRYQLVYHGAQSRQELGLQCTFLEAAEASAVLRFFLDRQGTADAFWMCGNLAPTRLTADVQPGDSVLSVEDGLALAGMPPYLALCDREQIRPLKITGTAASSLTLTGIAAASFREDETSICPLLLTRFDRRVIRVQWETDEVGEIDLDLIEVPAAYDPPVGSSIGVQPKLASLYTFTSGGQTWRYTGWERDLSYGGNVYLAEQIEHADITHTLDLNDAVSLTCDRQIAPVFQLWRCERGTVGLAIDLAEVSGETASNARRVFTGEVREPKASGSTLKSKCGLWRVLDNFVPRARFAGTCQWPLYGEACGLLLANWRFTALLTDVGTPGYPFTFTVNSLARENGQPLPASFGSINWFARGYVELNGDIVRIQQSTALSSGIITVTLARDPKTFPTVGDALVLVRGCDGRRTTCQFAFDNYANWGGALVATGNLSLLKVDLPSQNSGAKK; via the coding sequence ATGATCCAGATCAACTACGCAGGCGAAAGCCTCTTACTCTGGCCCTACGCCCCAAACTGGGCGCGGCGGGTCCGCAGTGAACACGAGTTGCCCGGTCGAGTGGAGGCCGGGCTTTCCAATCTCGAGGCCGGGCACCCGGCGGGGGAGACGCTACGCACGAGCCTGACCTTTACGGCCGACTTGATCCACGATGAGGCTGTTGCCGTGAAGCGGGCGCTCCGGGCCATGACCACCGAGCGCGTCGCGATGCCGTTCTGGCCCGCCGCCAAGCCCCGCGCCGAGTATGCCGCTGCCAAGATCCACGGCGGGCTGAACATCTCCTATCAGGTCGACGAGATCGGCTGGCCGACGTTCAGCCGCTGGGAGATCCACACCGGGCTCGCTCCATCGTCTGCCTACGGTGCCGACGCCCAGACCTACACCGCACCGCTGCTCCTCGGCTATCTGGACGACCCCGGCGGCGGTTTCGACAGTGACGAGGACTGGGCGTTCGGCGTTGACTTCGAGGAAGACTCAGACGCCTCTCACGCGCTTCAGATCGCGACCGTTGCCGCTGCGGACGGCCCTGCCCTCGCGGCCTCTACGCCAAAGCTCTTCCCACTCCGGCACGACTGGAGCCGCAGCCCCAAGGAGTCCCACACGATCCAACTGGAGCGCGAGACGCTGGGCAATGGGCGTCGCTATCAACTCGTCTACCACGGCGCACAAAGCCGACAGGAACTCGGGCTGCAGTGCACATTCCTCGAAGCCGCCGAGGCCTCCGCCGTCCTACGCTTCTTCCTCGACCGGCAGGGCACCGCTGACGCCTTCTGGATGTGCGGCAACCTCGCCCCTACCCGCCTGACTGCCGATGTGCAGCCAGGCGATTCTGTCCTGTCCGTCGAGGACGGTCTGGCGCTGGCCGGGATGCCGCCCTACCTCGCGCTGTGTGACCGCGAGCAGATTCGCCCGCTCAAGATCACAGGCACCGCCGCAAGCTCGCTCACCCTCACTGGCATTGCGGCCGCCAGTTTCCGGGAAGACGAAACCAGCATCTGCCCGCTGCTCCTGACCCGCTTCGACCGACGGGTGATCCGGGTGCAGTGGGAGACGGACGAGGTGGGCGAGATCGACCTCGACTTGATCGAGGTGCCCGCCGCCTACGATCCGCCCGTCGGCTCATCCATTGGCGTGCAACCCAAGCTGGCCAGCCTCTACACCTTCACCAGCGGCGGCCAGACCTGGCGCTATACCGGCTGGGAGCGCGACCTGAGCTATGGCGGCAACGTCTACCTCGCCGAGCAGATTGAGCACGCGGACATCACCCACACGCTCGACCTCAACGACGCCGTGAGTCTGACCTGCGACCGGCAGATCGCGCCGGTATTCCAGCTCTGGAGGTGCGAGCGCGGCACGGTTGGCCTTGCCATCGATCTGGCGGAAGTCTCCGGCGAAACGGCCAGCAACGCGCGTCGCGTCTTCACCGGAGAGGTCCGCGAGCCCAAGGCCAGCGGCAGCACGCTCAAGTCCAAGTGCGGGCTCTGGCGGGTGCTCGACAACTTCGTGCCCAGAGCTCGCTTTGCCGGAACCTGCCAATGGCCTCTCTACGGAGAGGCTTGCGGCCTATTACTGGCGAACTGGCGTTTCACCGCCCTGCTGACCGACGTCGGCACGCCGGGCTATCCGTTCACCTTCACCGTCAACAGCCTCGCTCGTGAGAACGGGCAGCCGCTCCCGGCCAGCTTCGGCAGCATCAACTGGTTTGCCCGCGGCTACGTCGAACTCAACGGGGACATCGTCCGCATCCAGCAGTCCACCGCTCTTTCCTCCGGCATCATCACCGTGACGCTCGCCCGCGATCCCAAGACGTTCCCCACAGTCGGGGATGCCCTCGTGCTCGTGCGCGGCTGCGACGGACGGCGCACGACCTGCCAGTTCGCGTTTGACAACTACGCGAACTGGGGAGGCGCCTTGGTGGCAACCGGCAACCTCAGCCTGCTCAAGGTCGACCTCCCGTCTCAAAATTCTGGAGCGAAGAAATGA
- a CDS encoding COR domain-containing protein, protein MHEDGYSEALRRIAQEKQERSGQLDLCDLGLTLLPSELAELEDLESLLLGGTFSPHGNPLNGSGALSPLSKLTKLKELKCSDTSIIDLSPLAELQSLKWLECENTAVTDLRPLKGLKNLQEVHCSHTRVSDLSPFEKLQSLKVLICSFTDVNDLTPLAELRNLQILDCSLTKVSDLSPLARVQSLRLLCCYGCAVHNLAPLSGLQALQELDCAANAIHDLGPLAGLQSLIRLNCSDTRVSDLHPLAGLQNLYDLECQNLSLNQLPEALVLKASLELWDFSGTTVKGVPAEVVRDLEQLRNHLRDLKKAEPATFTDIKVIIIGNGYVGKTQLCRHLQGKAYDEAEPSTHGIHLSRMAFPAPIGVEQESDIACNYWDFGGQDLYHGTHALFMRTRAVFIVAWTPALENTDRYRDQQNQRLPYWLEYVYHLGGAHSPVVVVQTQCDKVSSEAIVPDNEILKQFRGMRPRTVHFSARTGYGADSLRQAILDAVGALRQNEGISHIGAGRMRVHRQLTTWQEEDRQRPEADRLHRTLSWSAFKALCDLGNGDVSSPESLLHFLHDTGRLFHDGDHFESQIILDQSWALNAIYAVFDRKPKGHRNQSLADRIRSQQGRFTLDDLAAWLWDAQGYSRADQEMFLSMMLSCGIAFILERDEELGNTYVAPELLPADQDALKVSMHGRWDEEAETVERIYRYDFLHHGLIRSLIFKIGSEAGAYGHYWKNGAFVFHEAHSGSSALVEARFTGGTKGEIHLRTQGRDPRKLNALIHKWINNVGNHCACKCTATIEPEDRPQRNVALPEKDPSYQPKMDDRRKIPNCALEIAVSYAWWDNDDDKSDSQGRVDSFCEQMLEAGIKVIRDKTHALVHHSLSEFMNRISRADRVYIFLSDRYLKSENCMYELYGAWQHVLTDHEDFRTKARVYFIKSARDIQKPIGRMKRGKFWGEKYKKLQEAIKECGHEYLSPSDKAKWDLMRHFAIETSEILSTISDSNQLRDFDNFTKDAIATEIAEIEKLRTK, encoded by the coding sequence ATGCATGAAGACGGATACAGTGAAGCTCTTAGACGGATTGCACAGGAAAAGCAGGAACGAAGCGGACAACTCGATCTATGTGACCTGGGTCTGACCCTCTTACCCAGCGAACTGGCCGAGTTGGAAGATTTGGAGTCGCTTTTACTGGGAGGTACTTTTTCCCCTCACGGCAACCCACTCAATGGATCGGGTGCCTTGTCCCCGCTTTCCAAATTAACTAAGCTAAAGGAGCTAAAATGCAGCGACACCAGTATCATTGATCTCTCGCCATTGGCTGAGCTGCAGAGCCTCAAATGGCTCGAGTGTGAGAACACCGCAGTGACTGACCTTAGACCTTTAAAGGGGCTAAAGAACCTTCAGGAGGTCCATTGTTCTCACACGAGGGTCAGCGACCTCAGTCCCTTCGAAAAGCTCCAGAGCCTCAAAGTCCTGATTTGCAGCTTTACCGACGTAAACGACCTTACCCCTTTGGCGGAACTTCGAAACCTGCAAATACTCGACTGCTCCCTTACAAAGGTGAGCGATCTTTCGCCATTGGCTCGGGTCCAGAGCCTCCGCCTCCTATGTTGCTATGGTTGCGCAGTCCATAATCTTGCTCCCCTGTCTGGGCTCCAGGCCCTCCAAGAGCTCGATTGCGCAGCTAACGCGATCCATGATCTAGGCCCCTTGGCCGGGCTCCAGAGCCTGATAAGGCTCAACTGTTCGGATACGCGAGTTAGCGACCTTCACCCACTGGCGGGACTTCAGAACCTCTATGACCTCGAATGCCAAAACTTATCACTTAATCAGCTTCCCGAAGCACTGGTCCTCAAGGCTTCTCTCGAGCTGTGGGATTTCTCAGGGACTACCGTCAAAGGCGTCCCTGCCGAGGTGGTGAGGGATCTAGAACAGCTACGGAACCATTTGCGTGACCTGAAGAAAGCAGAACCAGCAACGTTTACGGACATCAAAGTGATCATCATCGGCAATGGATACGTTGGCAAAACCCAACTTTGCCGGCACCTCCAAGGGAAGGCCTATGACGAGGCAGAGCCTAGCACGCATGGCATACACCTTAGCCGCATGGCATTCCCAGCCCCCATTGGAGTGGAGCAAGAGAGTGACATCGCCTGCAACTACTGGGACTTCGGTGGGCAAGACCTCTATCACGGCACCCACGCGCTCTTTATGCGCACTCGGGCGGTCTTCATCGTCGCCTGGACTCCCGCACTCGAAAACACCGACCGATACCGAGACCAACAGAACCAGCGCCTCCCTTACTGGCTGGAATATGTCTACCACCTTGGAGGCGCCCATAGCCCGGTCGTCGTGGTGCAAACGCAGTGCGATAAGGTATCTTCGGAAGCCATTGTCCCCGACAATGAGATCCTGAAGCAGTTTCGCGGCATGCGACCGCGCACGGTTCATTTTAGCGCCAGAACTGGCTACGGCGCCGACAGCCTACGCCAAGCGATTTTAGACGCTGTAGGCGCATTGAGACAGAACGAGGGAATCAGCCACATCGGTGCAGGGCGCATGCGGGTGCACCGCCAACTTACCACCTGGCAAGAAGAGGATCGCCAGCGTCCTGAAGCCGATCGCTTGCACCGCACCTTGAGCTGGTCGGCGTTCAAGGCCCTATGCGACCTAGGCAATGGCGATGTGTCTTCCCCTGAAAGCCTGCTGCACTTCCTCCACGACACCGGACGGCTCTTCCACGACGGCGACCATTTTGAAAGCCAGATCATCCTCGATCAAAGCTGGGCACTCAATGCGATCTACGCCGTTTTCGACCGCAAACCCAAAGGGCATCGCAACCAGAGCCTGGCCGACCGCATCCGCAGTCAACAAGGCCGCTTTACCCTCGACGACCTCGCCGCCTGGCTATGGGATGCTCAAGGCTATTCGCGTGCCGACCAAGAGATGTTCCTCAGCATGATGCTCTCCTGCGGCATCGCCTTTATTTTGGAGAGAGACGAAGAGCTCGGTAACACCTACGTAGCCCCAGAACTGCTGCCCGCCGATCAAGATGCGCTCAAGGTCTCTATGCATGGGCGCTGGGATGAAGAAGCAGAAACGGTTGAACGCATCTATCGATACGATTTCCTTCACCACGGGCTCATCCGCAGTCTGATCTTCAAGATCGGATCCGAAGCGGGGGCCTATGGCCACTACTGGAAAAACGGAGCCTTTGTATTCCACGAAGCACATTCCGGCTCCTCTGCACTCGTTGAGGCCCGCTTCACCGGAGGCACAAAGGGCGAGATCCACCTGCGCACTCAAGGCAGGGATCCACGAAAGCTCAACGCCCTTATCCACAAGTGGATCAATAATGTTGGCAACCACTGCGCCTGTAAATGCACCGCCACCATCGAGCCTGAAGACCGCCCCCAGCGAAACGTCGCCTTGCCCGAAAAAGACCCCAGCTATCAGCCCAAAATGGATGACAGGCGCAAAATCCCCAATTGTGCACTCGAAATCGCTGTTTCTTACGCCTGGTGGGACAACGACGACGATAAGAGCGACAGCCAGGGTAGAGTCGACTCCTTCTGCGAACAAATGTTAGAGGCCGGGATCAAGGTCATCCGTGATAAAACCCATGCCTTAGTCCACCATAGCTTGAGTGAATTCATGAATCGAATTTCTCGTGCGGACCGCGTCTATATCTTCCTCAGTGATCGATACCTAAAGTCTGAAAACTGTATGTATGAACTCTACGGTGCATGGCAGCATGTTCTAACCGACCACGAAGACTTCCGAACCAAAGCCCGAGTCTATTTCATTAAATCGGCCCGAGATATACAAAAGCCCATTGGCCGTATGAAGCGCGGCAAATTCTGGGGCGAAAAATATAAAAAGCTTCAGGAGGCTATCAAAGAATGTGGTCACGAATACCTTTCCCCGTCGGACAAGGCCAAGTGGGATCTTATGCGCCACTTTGCGATTGAAACGAGCGAAATCCTTAGCACCATCAGTGACTCCAATCAGCTCCGAGACTTCGATAACTTCACCAAAGACGCCATCGCGACCGAGATCGCCGAGATCGAGAAGCTGCGCACCAAGTAG
- a CDS encoding phage terminase large subunit family protein, which translates to MRSIPYSPIPGRFRTENAPWMREVMETIVDPRVRLVSIVASVQSSKTTIPELTLCYIVANLPGPCLWLDQTDEDAKDQAESRLHVLFEECEPVTRLFPLNPHKKRKSTVHFANGMSLWVRGAENKTNLQRRSIRWLIGDETWRWPAGHMAEAEARVTAFGWLGKCVFTSQGGTADDDTHSKFETTDMREWTFACPACGERQPFKWEQIEWPKDCKDASGRYDFSRIRQATAMHCAHCNHAIEDTPESRRRLNATGKFVPQNPNAAKETVGFHWNGLCAMSWGALAEEYLRAKMAERKGDISRLQVFYQKRLALPWNDYAEDFKVEIAASGYRLGEDWEEEAGLDAKAQLLAAPFPAESCRVRLRFLTVDVQMDHFWLVVRSWSAEGQSRLLWCQRALTWEDIEQAQERFEIHAGLVFVDAGYNSYEVYRRCAARGWTALMGDGAHASFGHRDGKRRMQRFYSPARRTDVSGRVCVMHYWSNLSIKDILARLRREAGPDGEPMWQVPADAPEDYLKQLESEHRQHVKGKWQWVQIGKRPNHYWDAESMQVVAAVMLKLISSEATDASD; encoded by the coding sequence GTGCGCTCAATTCCCTATTCCCCGATTCCGGGGCGGTTCCGAACTGAGAACGCCCCTTGGATGCGCGAGGTGATGGAAACGATCGTCGACCCGCGGGTGCGGCTGGTCTCGATTGTGGCGAGCGTGCAGAGTTCGAAGACGACGATCCCCGAGCTGACGCTCTGCTACATCGTGGCGAATCTGCCGGGGCCTTGTCTCTGGCTCGACCAGACGGACGAGGATGCGAAGGACCAGGCCGAATCCCGCTTGCACGTCCTGTTCGAGGAGTGCGAGCCGGTGACCCGCCTCTTCCCGCTCAATCCCCACAAGAAGCGCAAGAGTACCGTCCACTTTGCCAACGGGATGAGCCTCTGGGTGCGCGGGGCTGAGAACAAGACCAACCTCCAGCGCCGCTCCATTCGCTGGTTGATTGGAGACGAAACCTGGCGCTGGCCTGCGGGACACATGGCCGAGGCTGAGGCGCGGGTGACGGCCTTCGGATGGCTGGGGAAGTGCGTGTTCACCAGCCAGGGCGGGACGGCGGATGACGACACGCACAGTAAGTTCGAGACGACGGACATGCGCGAGTGGACCTTCGCCTGCCCGGCCTGCGGGGAGCGTCAGCCCTTCAAGTGGGAGCAGATCGAGTGGCCGAAGGACTGCAAGGACGCCAGCGGCCGCTACGACTTTTCGCGCATCAGGCAGGCGACCGCCATGCACTGCGCGCACTGCAACCACGCAATCGAGGACACGCCGGAGAGCCGCCGCCGGCTGAACGCGACGGGCAAGTTCGTCCCTCAGAATCCGAACGCGGCGAAGGAGACGGTCGGCTTCCACTGGAACGGCCTCTGCGCCATGTCGTGGGGCGCGTTGGCTGAGGAATACCTGCGGGCCAAGATGGCGGAAAGGAAAGGCGATATCAGCCGCTTGCAGGTGTTTTACCAGAAGCGCCTCGCCCTGCCCTGGAACGATTACGCGGAGGACTTCAAGGTCGAGATCGCGGCCAGCGGCTACCGTCTCGGCGAAGATTGGGAAGAGGAAGCGGGGCTCGATGCAAAGGCGCAGCTACTGGCCGCACCCTTCCCGGCCGAGTCATGCCGGGTGCGCCTGCGCTTCCTGACCGTCGACGTGCAGATGGACCACTTCTGGCTCGTCGTGCGGAGCTGGTCGGCCGAGGGGCAATCCCGGCTACTCTGGTGCCAGCGTGCACTCACCTGGGAAGACATTGAGCAGGCCCAGGAGCGCTTCGAGATCCACGCGGGCCTCGTGTTCGTCGACGCTGGCTACAACAGCTATGAGGTCTACCGCCGTTGCGCCGCCCGTGGCTGGACCGCCCTCATGGGCGACGGCGCCCACGCTTCGTTCGGGCACCGAGACGGCAAGCGACGCATGCAGCGCTTCTACTCCCCTGCCCGACGAACGGACGTCTCCGGTCGGGTCTGCGTGATGCACTACTGGTCCAACCTCTCAATCAAGGACATCCTCGCCCGCCTCCGCCGCGAAGCCGGCCCCGATGGTGAACCCATGTGGCAAGTCCCCGCGGACGCTCCCGAAGACTACCTCAAGCAACTCGAGAGCGAGCACCGCCAGCATGTCAAAGGCAAATGGCAGTGGGTCCAAATCGGCAAGCGTCCGAATCACTATTGGGACGCGGAAAGTATGCAGGTGGTCGCCGCTGTCATGTTGAAGCTCATCAGCAGCGAGGCAACTGACGCCTCAGATTGA